One segment of Bradyrhizobium sp. CB2312 DNA contains the following:
- a CDS encoding aspartate aminotransferase family protein, which translates to MNEIIRNTQSSVTNGSLDPQDWSEFRALAHRMLDETIDGIANIRSRPVWQPIPDGVRAALKSDVPRGASELAEVYREFAEHVAPYATGNVHPGFMGWVHGGGTAVGMLAEMLAAGLNANLGGRDHMPIEVERQIVGWMRSLFAFPDSASGIFVTGTSMANLMAVLVARTAALGTLARQHGIGNDGALLAAYTSRAAHGCVSRAMDIAGLGADALRKVDVDVDHRIDVAALRAQIAADREIGFKPFLVVASAGTVDIGAIDDLRAVAQLCREEGIWFHVDGAFGALAILSPELAPLLGGIELADSIALDFHKWGQVPYDAGFLLVRDGEQHRQAFAQPAAYLSREARGLAAGTVWPCDLGPDLSRGFRALKTWFTLKTFGTDRLGAVIARSCALAKYLEARILAEPRLELLAPVNLNIVCFRYRAGDAVNREVVADIQESGIAAPSSTTLDGKFAIRAAIANHRTEETDIDALVAAVLKFGAQRSGGVTEVEAPPLAAQ; encoded by the coding sequence ATGAACGAGATCATCCGCAACACGCAGAGCTCCGTCACGAACGGCTCGCTCGATCCGCAGGACTGGAGCGAATTCCGCGCGCTCGCCCATCGCATGCTCGACGAGACCATCGACGGCATCGCCAACATCCGCTCGCGGCCGGTGTGGCAGCCGATCCCCGACGGCGTCCGCGCGGCCTTGAAGAGCGACGTGCCGCGCGGGGCGAGCGAGCTCGCCGAGGTCTATCGCGAATTCGCAGAGCATGTCGCCCCCTATGCGACGGGCAACGTCCATCCCGGCTTCATGGGCTGGGTGCATGGCGGCGGCACCGCGGTCGGCATGCTCGCGGAGATGCTCGCGGCCGGCCTCAACGCCAATCTCGGCGGGCGCGACCACATGCCGATCGAGGTCGAGCGCCAGATCGTCGGTTGGATGCGCAGCCTGTTCGCCTTCCCGGACAGCGCGAGCGGCATCTTCGTCACGGGCACGTCGATGGCCAATCTGATGGCGGTGCTGGTGGCACGCACGGCTGCGCTCGGCACGCTGGCGCGGCAGCACGGCATCGGCAATGACGGCGCGCTGCTCGCCGCCTATACCTCGCGGGCCGCGCATGGCTGCGTCTCGCGGGCGATGGACATCGCCGGGCTCGGCGCCGATGCACTGCGCAAGGTCGATGTCGACGTCGATCATCGCATCGACGTCGCCGCGCTGCGCGCGCAGATTGCCGCGGACCGCGAGATCGGTTTCAAGCCGTTCCTCGTCGTCGCCTCTGCCGGCACGGTCGATATCGGCGCGATCGACGACCTCAGGGCTGTCGCGCAGCTCTGCCGCGAGGAAGGCATCTGGTTTCACGTCGACGGCGCCTTCGGTGCGCTCGCGATCCTCTCGCCCGAGCTCGCGCCACTGCTCGGCGGCATCGAGCTCGCCGATTCCATCGCGCTCGATTTCCACAAATGGGGGCAGGTGCCTTACGACGCTGGCTTCCTGCTGGTCCGTGATGGCGAGCAGCATCGGCAGGCCTTTGCGCAGCCGGCGGCCTATCTCAGCCGCGAGGCGAGGGGGCTTGCAGCGGGCACGGTCTGGCCCTGCGATCTCGGCCCCGACCTGTCGCGCGGCTTCCGCGCGCTGAAGACCTGGTTCACGCTGAAGACGTTCGGCACCGATCGCCTCGGCGCGGTGATCGCGCGAAGCTGTGCGCTGGCAAAATATCTCGAGGCGCGCATTCTGGCCGAGCCGCGGCTGGAATTGCTGGCGCCGGTGAATCTCAACATCGTCTGCTTCCGCTATCGCGCAGGCGACGCGGTCAACCGCGAGGTTGTCGCCGACATTCAGGAGTCCGGCATCGCGGCGCCGTCGAGCACGACGCTGGATGGCAAGTTCGCGATCCGCGCGGCGATCGCCAATCATCGCACCGAAGAGACCGACATCGATGCGCTGGTTGCGGCCGTGCTCAAGTTCGGCGCGCAGCGCAGCGGCGGCGTGACCGAGGTCGAGGCGCCGCCGCTCGCGGCGCAGTGA
- the flbT gene encoding flagellar biosynthesis repressor FlbT has translation MALKVELKPHERIIVGNSVITNTDQRARLLIDGENVPILRERDILTPETADTPAKLVYLAVQLMYISPDPQTQHGTYFNLVRDIVTAVPSSWPIIEGINNNIMSGDLYRALKEARKLIAYEDKLRDQYKATHPNGDVSSAA, from the coding sequence ATGGCTCTCAAGGTCGAGCTCAAACCGCACGAACGCATCATCGTCGGCAACTCCGTAATCACCAACACGGACCAGCGCGCCCGTCTTCTGATCGACGGCGAGAACGTGCCGATCCTGCGCGAGCGCGACATCCTCACGCCGGAGACCGCCGACACCCCCGCCAAGCTCGTCTATCTGGCGGTCCAGCTGATGTACATCTCGCCGGATCCGCAGACCCAGCACGGCACCTACTTCAACCTCGTGCGTGACATCGTCACCGCGGTGCCGAGCTCCTGGCCGATCATCGAGGGCATCAACAACAACATCATGAGCGGCGACCTCTACCGAGCCCTCAAGGAGGCCCGCAAGCTGATCGCCTATGAAGACAAGCTGCGCGATCAGTACAAAGCCACTCATCCGAACGGCGACGTCAGTTCGGCCGCTTGA
- a CDS encoding DUF1522 domain-containing protein, with the protein MSGIVLSSSVRQNLLSLQSTADLLATTQSRLSTGKKVNSALDNPTNFFTAQSLDNRASDINNLLDGIANGVQVLQAANTGITSLQKLLDSAKSIANQALQTTVGYSTKSNVSTTIAGATASDLRGTTTYTSTTALSNVVFDGSAGGTTVASGTTTLGGGSASLVGSAAPDGAGTAAKLATTLTLAGTPSATTIAAKGAPSDGETLTVDGHTITFKAADVPTAAPSGSNKVGNIVTDGNGNSTVYTGATGATGTVQDLLNAIDLATGAGKLNGAGNAVVAGSGTLASVSAGGVLTLTTGTGADLSISGRADLLKALGLTGAGGSGSVTVTQARSTASGTLGTLIQDGSTLNVDGKTITFSNAVTPTTVATGSTLVGNLVTDGNGNSTVYLQAGNINDVLNAIDLATGVQTVKTAGASGALQTTAGAKNSSIVAGALNLSTGANADLSITGTKNALSALGLTGSTGTGTAFTASRSAASGGISGKTLTFSSFNGGAAVNVTFGDGTGGTVKTLDQLNTQLQANNLTATIDANGLLTVAATNDYASSTIGSATAGGTIGGTITSTLTWSNATAPVADAVAQATRTNLVSQYNNIMTQIDTTSLDASFNGVNLLNGDQLKLVFDETGKSNLSITGVTFNSKGLGLAGLVQGTDFIDNAATNKVLTKLNTASSTLRSEASTLGSNLSVVQVRQDFNKNLINVLQTGSSNLTLADTNEEAANSQALSTRQSIAVSALSLANQSQQSVLQLLR; encoded by the coding sequence ATGTCCGGTATCGTTCTCTCCTCCTCGGTTCGTCAGAACCTGCTCTCCCTCCAGTCCACCGCCGACCTCCTCGCCACCACCCAGTCGCGTCTGTCGACCGGCAAGAAGGTGAACTCGGCGCTGGATAACCCCACCAACTTCTTCACCGCCCAGTCGCTCGACAACCGCGCCAGCGACATCAACAATCTGCTCGATGGCATCGCCAACGGCGTGCAGGTGCTGCAGGCTGCCAACACCGGCATCACCTCGCTGCAGAAGCTGCTGGACTCCGCGAAGTCGATTGCCAACCAGGCGCTGCAGACCACGGTCGGCTATTCGACCAAGTCGAACGTCTCGACCACGATTGCTGGCGCGACGGCCTCCGACCTGCGCGGCACCACGACCTACACCAGCACGACCGCGCTCTCGAACGTGGTGTTCGACGGTAGTGCGGGCGGTACCACCGTTGCGTCCGGAACAACCACGCTCGGCGGCGGGTCCGCTTCGCTGGTCGGATCCGCGGCGCCTGACGGTGCAGGAACTGCGGCCAAACTGGCTACGACCCTTACGCTCGCCGGCACCCCCTCAGCGACGACCATTGCCGCCAAGGGCGCGCCTTCGGACGGCGAGACGTTGACGGTCGATGGCCACACGATCACCTTCAAGGCGGCCGACGTTCCGACCGCGGCGCCCTCAGGCTCGAACAAGGTCGGCAACATCGTTACGGACGGCAACGGAAACTCTACCGTCTACACGGGTGCCACGGGTGCGACCGGCACGGTGCAGGACCTGCTCAATGCGATCGATCTGGCGACCGGAGCTGGGAAACTTAACGGCGCTGGTAATGCCGTCGTCGCCGGCTCGGGCACTTTGGCTTCCGTTAGCGCAGGTGGTGTTCTTACCCTCACGACTGGTACCGGTGCTGATCTCAGCATCAGTGGCCGGGCCGACCTCCTGAAGGCCCTAGGCCTGACCGGGGCAGGGGGCAGCGGTAGCGTGACTGTGACCCAGGCGCGCTCAACCGCCTCAGGCACACTCGGCACTTTGATCCAGGACGGCTCGACGCTGAACGTGGATGGCAAGACGATCACGTTCTCGAACGCGGTGACGCCCACCACAGTCGCAACGGGCTCCACCCTGGTCGGCAATTTGGTCACGGATGGAAACGGCAACTCGACCGTTTACCTTCAGGCCGGCAACATCAACGACGTTCTGAACGCCATCGATCTTGCGACCGGTGTGCAGACCGTCAAGACGGCGGGTGCTTCCGGTGCCCTGCAGACGACCGCAGGCGCCAAGAACTCGTCGATCGTGGCCGGCGCGCTCAACCTCTCGACCGGTGCGAACGCGGACCTGTCGATCACCGGCACCAAGAATGCGCTGTCGGCGCTCGGCCTGACCGGCTCCACCGGCACCGGCACCGCCTTCACGGCGAGCCGTTCCGCGGCGTCGGGTGGCATCTCCGGCAAGACCTTGACCTTCAGCTCCTTCAACGGCGGCGCGGCGGTCAACGTCACCTTCGGTGATGGCACCGGCGGCACGGTCAAGACGCTCGATCAGCTGAACACGCAGCTGCAGGCCAACAACCTGACGGCCACGATCGATGCCAACGGCCTGCTCACGGTCGCGGCCACCAACGACTATGCGTCCTCGACGATCGGATCCGCCACCGCTGGCGGTACCATCGGCGGCACGATCACTTCGACCCTGACCTGGTCGAACGCGACCGCGCCGGTTGCTGATGCTGTTGCCCAGGCCACCCGTACCAACCTGGTGTCCCAGTACAACAACATCATGACGCAGATCGACACGACCTCGCTGGACGCGTCGTTCAACGGTGTCAACCTGCTCAACGGCGACCAGCTCAAGCTGGTGTTCGACGAGACCGGCAAGTCCAACCTCAGCATCACCGGCGTGACCTTCAACTCGAAGGGTCTGGGTCTGGCCGGCCTGGTGCAGGGCACCGACTTCATCGACAACGCCGCGACCAACAAGGTGCTGACCAAGCTGAACACGGCCTCGAGCACGCTGCGCTCGGAAGCCTCGACGCTCGGTTCGAACCTCTCCGTCGTGCAGGTGCGTCAGGACTTCAACAAGAACCTGATCAACGTGCTGCAGACCGGCTCGTCCAACCTGACGCTGGCCGACACCAACGAGGAAGCGGCCAATAGCCAGGCGCTGTCGACCCGCCAGTCGATCGCGGTTTCCGCGCTGTCGCTGGCCAACCAGTCGCAGCAGAGCGTGCTCCAGCTGCTCCGCTAA
- a CDS encoding DUF1522 domain-containing protein, which yields MSGIVLSASVRQNLLSLQSTADLLATTQSRLSTGKKVNTALDNPTNFFTAQSLDNRASDINNLLDGIANGVQVLQAANTGITSLSKLLDSAKSIANQALQTTVGYSTKSNVSTTIAGATASDLRGTTTYTSTTALSNVVFDGSAGGTTVASGTTTLGGGSASLVGSAAPDGAGTAAKLATTLTLAGTPSATTIAAKGAPSDGETLTVDGHTITFKAADVPTAAPSGSNKVGNIVTDGNGNSTVYTGATGATGTVQDLLNAIDLATGAGKLNGAGNAVVAGSGTLASVSAGGVLTLTTGTGADLSISGRADLLKALGLTGAGGSGSVTVTQARSTAAGTLGTLIKDGSTLNVDGKTITFSNAVTPTTVATGSTLVGNLVTDGNGNSTVYLQSGNINDVLNAIDIATGVQTVKTAGASGALQTTAGAKNSSIVAGALNLSTGANADLSITGSGNALSALGLTGSTGTGTAFTASRAASAGGVSGKTLTFSSFNGGTAVNVTFGDGTGGTVKTLDQLNTQLQANNLSATIDANGLLTISATNDYASSTIGSVIAGGTIGGTITTSLTWTNATTPTVDPVAQATRSNLVSQYNNIMSQIDTTSVDSSFNGVNLLNGDQLKLVFDETGKSSLNITGVTFNSKGLGLAGLVQGVDFIDNSATNRVLAKLNAASSTLRSEASTLGSNLSVVQVRQDFNKNLINVLQTGSSNLTLADTNEEAANSQALSTRQSIAVSALSLANQSQQSVLQLLR from the coding sequence ATGTCCGGTATTGTTCTCTCTGCGTCGGTTCGCCAGAACCTGCTCTCTCTCCAGTCCACCGCCGACCTCCTCGCCACCACCCAGTCGCGTCTGTCGACCGGCAAGAAGGTGAACACGGCACTGGATAACCCCACCAACTTCTTCACGGCACAGTCGCTCGACAACCGCGCCAGCGACATCAACAACCTGCTCGATGGCATTGCCAACGGCGTGCAGGTGCTCCAGGCTGCCAACACCGGCATCACCTCGCTCTCGAAGCTGCTGGACTCCGCCAAGTCGATCGCCAACCAGGCGCTGCAGACCACGGTCGGCTATTCGACCAAGTCGAACGTCTCGACCACGATTGCTGGCGCGACGGCCTCCGACCTGCGCGGCACCACGACCTACACCAGCACGACCGCGCTCTCGAACGTGGTGTTCGACGGTAGTGCGGGCGGTACCACCGTTGCGTCCGGAACAACCACGCTCGGCGGCGGGTCCGCTTCGCTGGTCGGATCCGCGGCGCCTGACGGTGCAGGAACTGCGGCCAAACTGGCTACGACCCTTACGCTCGCCGGCACCCCCTCAGCGACAACCATTGCCGCCAAGGGCGCGCCTTCGGACGGCGAGACGTTGACGGTCGATGGCCACACGATCACCTTCAAGGCGGCCGACGTTCCGACCGCGGCGCCCTCCGGCTCGAACAAGGTCGGCAACATCGTTACGGACGGCAACGGAAACTCTACCGTCTACACGGGTGCCACGGGTGCGACCGGCACGGTGCAGGACCTGCTCAATGCGATCGATCTGGCGACCGGAGCTGGGAAACTTAACGGCGCTGGTAATGCCGTCGTCGCCGGCTCGGGCACTTTGGCTTCCGTTAGCGCAGGTGGTGTTCTTACCCTCACGACTGGTACCGGTGCTGATCTCAGCATCAGTGGCCGGGCCGACCTCCTGAAGGCCCTAGGCCTGACCGGGGCAGGGGGCAGCGGTAGCGTGACTGTGACCCAGGCGCGCTCAACCGCCGCAGGCACACTCGGCACTTTGATCAAGGACGGCTCGACGCTGAACGTGGATGGCAAGACGATCACGTTCTCGAACGCGGTGACGCCCACCACAGTCGCAACGGGCTCCACCCTGGTCGGCAATTTGGTCACGGATGGAAACGGCAACTCGACCGTTTACCTTCAGTCCGGCAACATCAACGACGTTCTGAACGCCATCGATATTGCGACCGGTGTGCAGACCGTCAAGACGGCGGGTGCTTCCGGTGCCCTGCAGACGACCGCAGGCGCCAAGAACTCGTCGATCGTGGCCGGCGCGCTCAACCTCTCGACCGGTGCGAATGCGGACCTGTCGATCACAGGTTCGGGCAACGCATTGTCGGCGCTCGGCCTGACCGGCTCCACCGGCACCGGCACCGCCTTCACGGCGAGCCGCGCCGCATCGGCCGGCGGTGTCTCGGGCAAGACCTTGACCTTCTCCTCCTTCAACGGCGGCACGGCGGTCAACGTCACGTTCGGTGATGGCACCGGCGGCACGGTCAAGACGCTCGATCAGCTGAACACGCAGCTGCAGGCGAACAACCTGTCGGCCACGATCGACGCCAACGGCCTGCTCACGATCTCGGCGACCAACGACTATGCGTCCTCGACGATCGGATCGGTCATCGCTGGTGGCACGATCGGTGGCACGATTACGACCTCACTGACCTGGACCAACGCGACGACACCGACTGTTGACCCGGTTGCCCAGGCGACCCGTTCCAACCTGGTGTCCCAGTACAACAACATCATGTCGCAGATCGACACGACCTCGGTCGACTCGTCCTTCAACGGCGTGAACCTCTTGAACGGCGACCAGCTCAAGCTGGTGTTCGACGAGACCGGCAAGTCGAGCCTGAACATCACCGGCGTGACCTTCAACTCGAAGGGTCTGGGTCTGGCCGGCCTGGTGCAGGGTGTCGATTTCATCGACAACTCCGCGACCAACAGGGTGCTGGCCAAGCTGAACGCAGCCTCGAGCACGCTGCGCTCGGAAGCCTCGACGCTGGGTTCGAACCTCTCGGTGGTGCAGGTGCGTCAGGACTTCAACAAGAACCTGATCAACGTGCTGCAGACCGGCTCGTCCAACCTGACGCTCGCCGACACCAACGAGGAAGCGGCCAACAGCCAGGCGCTGTCGACCCGCCAGTCGATCGCGGTCTCCGCGCTGTCGCTGGCCAACCAGTCGCAGCAGAGCGTGCTCCAGCTGCTCCGCTAG
- a CDS encoding DUF1522 domain-containing protein, with amino-acid sequence MSNIVLSASVRQNLLSLQSTADLLATTQSRLSTGKKVNTALDNPTNFFTAQGLDNRASDISNLLDGINNGVQVLQAANTGITSLQKLIDSAKSIANQALQTTVGYSTKSNISTTIPGATPADLRGTTSYTYATATGNVVTNGTGGGTTPITAATTLGGVSQPLTGNAAPDGAGTANSLAPNLKLLGTPSAATIAANGAPSDGDVLIVDGKTITFRAGAAPAVANVPAGSGKNNNVVTDGNGNSTVYLGTAAAPAANVQDVMDAIDLASGVQTAAITGGTATLSTSSGANAAIAGGQLTLTTGTGADLSITGKADFLKALGLTTATGSGNVNVTKARLTAPATLGTLVQDGSTLNVDGKTVTFKNAAVPAAAPTGSTKIGNIVTDNNGNSTVYLQGATVQDSLNAVDLASGAGIVSAGAVVAASGSSLSSVVNGALKLSTGTNADLSITGTGNALSAFGLTGATGTATAFTAGRAPGPGSISGKTLTFTSFNGGKPVNVTFGDGTNGTVKTLDQLNNQLQANHLTATIDANGVLTITTVNEYASSTLGSVIAGGVVGGTITGTVAFTTAQPPIQDPVAQTARSNLVNQFNNILAQIDTTSQDASFNGVNLLNGDTLKLVFNETGSSTLSINGVVFNAAGLGLSNLVNGVDFIDNGATNKVLASLNAASSTLRSEGSALGSNLSIVQVRQDFSKNLINVLQTGSSNLTLADTNEEAANSQALSTRQSIAVSALSLANQSQQSVLQLLR; translated from the coding sequence ATGTCCAACATCGTTCTCTCGGCGTCAGTTCGCCAGAACCTGTTGTCGCTGCAATCAACGGCCGACCTGCTCGCCACCACCCAGTCCCGACTGTCGACCGGCAAGAAGGTCAACACGGCGCTGGACAATCCGACCAACTTCTTCACAGCGCAGGGGCTGGACAACCGGGCGAGCGACATCAGCAATCTGCTCGACGGCATCAACAACGGTGTGCAGGTGCTTCAGGCGGCCAACACCGGCATCACCTCGCTGCAGAAGCTGATCGACAGCGCCAAGTCGATCGCCAACCAGGCGCTCCAGACCACGGTTGGCTACTCGACCAAGTCGAACATCTCGACCACGATCCCCGGCGCGACGCCGGCGGATCTGCGCGGCACCACGAGCTACACCTATGCGACGGCGACCGGCAACGTCGTCACCAACGGCACGGGCGGCGGTACGACTCCGATCACCGCTGCCACCACGCTCGGTGGCGTTTCGCAACCCCTGACCGGTAACGCCGCTCCCGACGGCGCGGGCACCGCAAATAGCCTTGCGCCGAATCTCAAATTGCTCGGTACGCCGAGCGCCGCCACCATCGCGGCGAACGGCGCGCCATCCGACGGCGATGTGCTGATTGTCGACGGCAAGACCATCACCTTCAGGGCCGGCGCAGCCCCTGCGGTCGCCAACGTTCCCGCCGGCTCCGGCAAGAACAACAACGTCGTCACCGACGGTAATGGCAACTCCACGGTTTACCTCGGAACAGCCGCCGCGCCGGCTGCCAACGTCCAGGACGTGATGGACGCGATCGATCTTGCAAGCGGCGTGCAGACCGCGGCGATCACGGGCGGCACCGCAACGCTGTCGACCTCCTCGGGCGCCAATGCCGCCATCGCCGGCGGCCAGCTCACCCTCACCACCGGCACCGGCGCCGATCTCAGCATCACAGGCAAGGCCGACTTCCTCAAGGCGCTGGGCCTGACCACCGCGACCGGCTCCGGCAATGTCAACGTGACCAAGGCGCGTCTGACCGCCCCGGCCACGCTGGGCACGCTGGTTCAGGATGGCTCCACGCTCAACGTCGACGGCAAGACAGTCACGTTCAAGAACGCGGCCGTCCCTGCTGCCGCGCCGACGGGGTCGACCAAGATCGGCAACATCGTGACCGACAACAACGGCAACTCCACCGTCTATCTGCAGGGCGCAACCGTTCAGGATTCGCTCAACGCGGTCGACCTGGCATCGGGCGCCGGCATCGTCAGCGCGGGCGCCGTGGTCGCGGCGAGCGGTTCATCGCTGTCCTCGGTCGTCAACGGCGCTCTCAAGCTCAGCACCGGTACCAACGCGGATCTGTCGATCACAGGGACGGGCAACGCGCTGTCCGCCTTCGGTCTGACCGGCGCGACCGGCACCGCAACCGCTTTCACCGCGGGGCGCGCGCCGGGACCGGGCAGCATCTCGGGCAAGACCTTGACCTTCACCTCCTTCAACGGAGGCAAGCCGGTCAACGTCACCTTCGGTGACGGCACCAACGGCACGGTCAAGACGCTCGACCAGCTCAACAACCAGCTTCAGGCCAACCACCTGACGGCGACGATCGACGCCAACGGCGTGCTCACGATCACCACCGTCAACGAATACGCGTCTTCGACGCTCGGCTCTGTGATCGCCGGCGGCGTCGTCGGCGGCACGATCACCGGCACGGTTGCCTTCACCACCGCGCAGCCGCCGATCCAGGATCCCGTGGCGCAGACGGCGCGCTCCAATCTGGTCAACCAGTTCAACAACATCCTGGCGCAGATCGACACCACCTCGCAGGACGCTTCGTTCAACGGCGTCAACCTGCTCAACGGCGACACGCTGAAGCTCGTCTTCAACGAGACGGGCAGCTCGACGCTCAGCATCAACGGCGTGGTGTTCAACGCGGCCGGCCTCGGCCTCAGCAACCTCGTCAACGGCGTCGACTTCATCGACAACGGTGCGACCAACAAGGTGCTGGCGAGCCTGAATGCGGCCTCGAGCACGCTGCGCTCGGAAGGGTCCGCGCTTGGCTCGAACCTCTCGATCGTGCAGGTGCGTCAGGACTTCTCGAAGAACCTGATCAACGTGCTGCAAACCGGCTCCTCCAACCTGACGCTCGCCGACACCAACGAGGAAGCGGCCAACAGCCAGGCGCTGTCGACCCGTCAGTCGATCGCAGTGTCCGCGCTGTCGCTTGCCAACCAGTCGCAGCAGAGCGTGCTGCAGCTGCTCCGCTAG
- the flaF gene encoding flagellar biosynthesis regulator FlaF has protein sequence MSNSAASAYARVATTTASPRDIEAQTLLKAANKLQDAVNSADPLSEQTMQALMFNRKLWTIFLSEAMRDTNPQPLDVRQKIANISVFVLSQTAALQMSPQFDHFRPLIEINRNIAAGLSGRP, from the coding sequence ATGTCGAATTCCGCTGCCTCGGCTTACGCGCGTGTCGCAACGACCACTGCCTCTCCCCGGGACATCGAAGCGCAAACCCTGCTGAAGGCCGCCAACAAGCTTCAGGATGCCGTCAACAGCGCCGATCCGCTCAGCGAGCAGACCATGCAGGCGCTGATGTTCAATCGGAAGCTCTGGACGATCTTCCTCAGCGAGGCGATGCGCGACACCAATCCGCAACCGCTCGACGTCCGGCAGAAGATCGCCAACATCAGCGTGTTCGTGCTGAGCCAGACCGCCGCGCTCCAGATGAGCCCGCAGTTCGATCACTTCCGCCCGCTGATCGAGATCAACCGCAACATTGCCGCCGGCCTGTCCGGCCGTCCGTGA
- the flgJ gene encoding flagellar assembly peptidoglycan hydrolase FlgJ: MQTSTIKTPQLTTYSPAFSVESRDGRPDFELAAALQKVSPQQQAKAQKTATDFEAMFLNSMFSQMTSGLKGEGPFGDTPGTGVWRSMLTEQYSKNFAKAGGVGVATEVYRTLIMQQAKTIRTA; the protein is encoded by the coding sequence ATGCAGACGAGCACGATCAAGACCCCGCAGCTCACCACGTACTCCCCGGCCTTCTCCGTCGAGAGCCGCGACGGCCGCCCCGACTTCGAACTCGCCGCCGCGCTGCAGAAGGTCTCGCCGCAGCAGCAGGCCAAGGCGCAGAAGACCGCCACCGATTTCGAGGCGATGTTCCTCAACAGCATGTTCTCGCAGATGACCTCGGGCCTGAAGGGCGAAGGCCCGTTCGGCGACACGCCGGGCACCGGGGTGTGGCGCTCGATGCTGACCGAGCAATATTCCAAGAACTTCGCCAAGGCCGGCGGCGTCGGTGTCGCCACCGAGGTCTACCGCACCCTGATCATGCAGCAGGCGAAAACCATCCGCACGGCATAA
- a CDS encoding flagellar basal body P-ring protein FlgI, which translates to MPGVRWVRIVGAACAALSALALSVSSAAATSRIKDLANIEGVRQNQLIGYGLVVGLNGTGDTLNNIPFTKQSLQAMLERMGVNIRGATIRTGNVAAVMVTGNLPAFATQGTRMDVTVSALGDAKNLQGGTLLVTPLLGADGNVYAVAQGSLAISGFQAEGEAAKIVRGVPTVGRIANGAIIEREIEFALNRLPNVRLALRNADFTTAKRIAAAINDYLGVKTAEPIDPSTVQLSIPPEFKGNVVAFLTEIEQLQVDPDLAAKIIIDERSGIIVMGRDVRVATVAVAQGNLTVTISESPQVSQPNPLSRGRTVVAPRSSVSVTEDGRKLALVKDGVSLQQLVDGLNGLGIGPRDLISILQAIKAAGAIEADIEVM; encoded by the coding sequence ATGCCAGGCGTTCGTTGGGTGAGGATTGTTGGGGCGGCCTGCGCCGCGCTGTCGGCGCTGGCGCTGTCGGTCAGTTCGGCGGCTGCGACCTCGCGCATCAAGGACCTCGCCAACATCGAAGGCGTGCGGCAGAACCAGCTCATCGGCTACGGCCTCGTCGTCGGCCTCAACGGCACCGGCGACACGCTCAACAACATCCCCTTCACCAAGCAGTCGCTGCAAGCGATGCTCGAGCGCATGGGCGTCAACATCCGCGGCGCCACCATCCGCACCGGCAACGTCGCCGCGGTGATGGTCACGGGCAATCTGCCGGCCTTCGCCACGCAGGGCACGCGCATGGACGTCACCGTCTCCGCGCTCGGCGATGCCAAGAACCTCCAGGGCGGCACCCTCCTCGTCACCCCCCTGCTCGGTGCCGACGGCAACGTCTATGCGGTGGCACAGGGCTCGCTTGCGATCTCCGGCTTCCAGGCCGAGGGCGAAGCTGCAAAGATCGTGCGCGGCGTGCCGACCGTGGGCCGCATCGCCAACGGCGCCATCATCGAGCGCGAGATCGAGTTCGCGCTCAACCGGCTGCCGAACGTGCGCCTGGCGCTGCGCAATGCCGACTTCACCACCGCCAAGCGGATCGCAGCAGCGATCAACGACTATCTCGGCGTCAAGACCGCCGAGCCGATCGATCCCTCGACGGTACAGCTTTCGATCCCGCCGGAGTTCAAGGGCAACGTCGTCGCCTTTCTCACCGAGATCGAGCAGCTCCAGGTCGACCCGGATCTCGCGGCCAAGATCATCATCGACGAACGCAGCGGCATCATCGTGATGGGCCGCGACGTCCGCGTCGCCACCGTCGCGGTAGCGCAGGGCAACCTCACGGTCACGATCTCGGAAAGCCCGCAGGTCAGCCAGCCCAACCCGCTATCGCGCGGCCGCACCGTGGTCGCGCCGCGCAGCAGCGTTTCCGTCACCGAGGACGGCAGGAAGCTCGCCCTCGTCAAGGACGGCGTCTCGCTCCAGCAGCTCGTCGACGGCCTCAACGGCCTCGGCATCGGCCCGCGCGATCTCATCAGCATCCTCCAGGCGATCAAGGCCGCCGGCGCGATCGAAGCCGACATCGAGGTGATGTGA